A stretch of the Chelonia mydas isolate rCheMyd1 chromosome 5, rCheMyd1.pri.v2, whole genome shotgun sequence genome encodes the following:
- the NFIL3 gene encoding nuclear factor interleukin-3-regulated protein has translation MQLRKMQTIKKEQAPVDTSSNTDKIMVLNSTLTEVSEDLATNEDIILNEGNSGKNKSSSCRRKREFIPDEKKDAMYWEKRRKNNEAAKRSREKRRLNDLVLENKLIALGEENATLKAELLSLKLKFGLISSAAYAQEIQKLSNSTAVYFQDYQTSKSNINSFVDEHEPSMVGSSCISVIKHSPQSSLSDVSEVSSVEHTQASPIQNNCRSSENKFQVIKQEPMELENYARESRDDRGSYTASMFPNYIVNTFNGYSHSPPLLQVNRSSSNSPRTSEADDVIIGKSSDGEDEQQVPKGPIHSPVELKNVHATVKVPEVNSSALPHKLRIKAKAMQIKVEAMDSDYDATQKLSSPVEMTSKRHFELEKHNAQNLVHSSHTPFSVQVTNIQDWSLKPEHWHPKELNVKIQSGCKTGVVEIKDNVYKVSESENLYLKQGIANLSAEVASLKRLITTQQISASDSG, from the coding sequence ATGCAGCTGAGAAAAATGCAGACCATTAAAAAGGAACAGGCACCTGTTGACACAAGTAGCAATACGGACAAAATCATGGTGCTTAATTCTACTTTAACAGAAGTGTCTGAAGACTTGGCTACAAATGAAGACATAATACTTAATGAAGGAAATAGTGGAAAAAACAAATCTTCATCATGTCGGAGAAAGCGGGAATTCATTCCAGATGAAAAGAAAGATGCTATGTATTGGGAAAAAAGACGAAAAAATAACGAAGCTGCCAAAAGATCTCGTGAAAAACGACGACTGAATGACCTTGTCTTAGAGAACAAACTAATTGCATTAGGAGAGGAGAATGCCACGTTAAAGGCTGAGCTGCTTTCACTGAAGCTAAAGTTTGGTTTAATTAGCTCTGCAGCATATGCCCAAGAGATACAGAAGCTCAGTAATTCAACAGCTGTGTATTTCCAGGACTATCAAACTTCCAAATCAAATATTAACTCATTTGTGGATGAACATGAACCATCTATGGTAGGTAGTAGTTGTATTTCTGTCATCAAACACTCTCCACAAAGCTCTTTGTCTGATGTGTCTGAAGTATCCTCAGTAGAGCATACTCAAGCAAGTCCTATACAGAATAATTGCAGAAGTTCTGAAAATAAGTTTCAAGTTATAAAGCAGGAGCCAATGGAATTGGAGAACTATGCAAGAGAGTCAAGAGATGATAGAGGCTCCTATACAGCATCCATGTTTCCAAACTACATAGTAAATACCTTTAATGGGTACTCACATTCCCCTCCTCTGCTGCAAGTTAATAGGTCCTCCAGTAATTCTCCAAGAACTTCAGAAGCTGATGATGTGATCATAGGAAAGTCATCTGATGGAGAAGATGAGCAGCAGGTCCCTAAAGGTCCAATTCATTCCccagttgaacttaaaaatgttcACGCAACAGTTAAAGTTCCAGAGGTGAACTCTTCTGCACTGCCTCACAAGCTTCGAATTAAGGCCAAAGCCATGCAAATCAAAGTGGAAGCAATGGATAGTGACTATGATGCCACACAGAAACTATCATCACCAGTTGAGATGACATCTAAAAGACATTTTGAGCTTGAAAAGCACAATGCACAAAATTTGGTACATTCTTCTCACACTCCTTTCTCTGTTCAAGTGACTAATATCCAAGACTGGTCTCTCAAACCAGAACACTGGCACCCAAAGGAACTCAATGTAAAAATTCAGAGTGGTTGCAAAACTGGAGTTGTTGAAATTAAAGACAATGTCTACAAAGTATCTGAGTCAGAGAACTTGTATTTGAAGCAGGGCATAGCAAACTTATCTGCAGAGGTTGCTTCACTTAAAAGACTTATAACTACACAACAGATCTCTGCTTCAGACTCTGGTTAA